The following are from one region of the Haloactinomyces albus genome:
- a CDS encoding ABC transporter permease, whose product MGRQMIRQLGVKLAELVGVLLIVSFGVFLLVAFLPGDPAVAILGKGHPPEAYAEVRAQLGLNQPVLERYLNWLGGVLTGDLGQSLVPPQSEVIDRVLAALPVSVELAVLGLLIAVVVSVPLAMWSAYHEGGRVDRLISAGMFGVLSVPSFLAGLLLIMVAVNGLGWFPRAEWVRLSEGLFANLHHAILPAITISLVEMAMFTRVLRNDLIVTLREDYILASHAKGMPPLRILLSDALRPSSFSLVTLLGLSLGRLIGSTVIVEYLFALPGMGSLVVNAASQGDYPMVQGVVLAIAVIYVLTNAVIDLSYGYLDPRIRRAHV is encoded by the coding sequence ATGGGTCGGCAAATGATCCGGCAACTCGGAGTCAAACTGGCCGAACTGGTCGGTGTCCTGCTGATCGTGAGCTTCGGCGTGTTCCTGCTCGTTGCCTTTCTGCCGGGTGATCCGGCCGTCGCGATTCTCGGTAAGGGCCATCCGCCGGAGGCCTACGCCGAGGTGCGCGCACAGCTCGGGCTGAACCAGCCGGTGCTCGAGCGCTACCTGAACTGGCTGGGTGGGGTGTTGACCGGCGACCTCGGCCAGTCCCTGGTGCCGCCGCAGAGCGAGGTGATCGACCGGGTGCTCGCCGCGTTGCCGGTGAGCGTGGAACTGGCCGTCCTCGGTCTGCTGATCGCGGTGGTCGTGTCGGTTCCGCTGGCCATGTGGTCGGCCTACCACGAGGGTGGCCGGGTGGACCGGCTGATCAGCGCAGGCATGTTCGGAGTCCTGTCGGTGCCCAGCTTCCTGGCCGGACTCCTCCTGATCATGGTGGCGGTCAACGGCCTCGGCTGGTTCCCGCGTGCGGAGTGGGTCCGGCTCAGCGAGGGGCTCTTCGCCAACCTGCACCACGCGATCCTGCCCGCCATCACGATCAGCTTGGTGGAGATGGCGATGTTCACCCGGGTACTGCGCAACGATCTCATCGTCACGCTGCGGGAGGACTACATCCTGGCCTCGCACGCCAAGGGCATGCCACCGCTGCGCATCCTGCTGTCCGACGCACTGCGACCTTCCTCGTTCTCGCTGGTGACGCTGCTCGGGCTGAGCCTGGGCAGGCTTATCGGGAGCACGGTGATCGTGGAGTACCTGTTCGCGCTGCCCGGTATGGGATCGCTGGTGGTGAACGCGGCCAGCCAGGGTGATTACCCGATGGTGCAAGGAGTGGTACTCGCTATCGCCGTCATTTACGTACTGACCAACGCGGTTATCGACCTGTCCTATGGCTACCTTGACCCGAGGATCCGTCGTGCTCACGTCTGA
- a CDS encoding ABC transporter substrate-binding protein: MRLPRSGRWRAALALAASAMVVSACATPGAEPEQDAGQDPQYQVGIIGADQQQGQPVDGGTLTIAAYSEARSLDPAKTIPTGSSGGTALAAVYDVLMRYDPESGTYEPWLAESLESNADDTTWTLTLREGVRFSDGTPLDAKAVVGSIQRYMQKNGFGTKLLDASLERMRTPDPRTVLFELTRPWAKFPNVLGAGAGMIVAPAAYAGEQFTPIGAGPFQLERYAPGEELVLAARAGYWQDTVHLDRLRFVWYQGPDAKLGALRSGSVDMAYLRDPKAVDDARAEGYGGYMAVNSLGNQITINNREGTPGADPRVRKAIALALRPELNYRRAYDGAGLPGKDIFQPASRWHVSGVTPPPTDTARARKLLEQAKADGYDGTISYLDSNDPASRAEALAAKAALEKVGFTVRLDFARSIAEQIKRIYVDHDYELAKNATSVPEADPLSRLYSFLHSESNTNPSGYANPRMDELLVQLQAADSVEKRKAVLADIERLWWQDVPSVPLGAAAQFMAWQDTVRGVVPTQYAMLLFGKAWVGK; this comes from the coding sequence ATGAGGCTTCCCCGTTCTGGACGCTGGCGTGCGGCACTCGCCCTCGCGGCGAGTGCCATGGTGGTGTCGGCGTGCGCGACTCCCGGTGCGGAGCCGGAGCAGGACGCCGGGCAGGATCCGCAGTACCAGGTCGGCATCATCGGAGCCGACCAGCAGCAGGGGCAGCCGGTCGACGGTGGCACGCTGACGATCGCGGCCTACTCGGAAGCCCGCAGTCTCGATCCGGCGAAGACCATCCCCACCGGGTCCTCCGGCGGTACCGCACTCGCCGCCGTCTATGACGTGCTGATGCGCTACGACCCGGAAAGCGGCACCTACGAGCCGTGGCTGGCCGAGTCGCTCGAGTCGAACGCGGACGACACGACCTGGACGTTGACGCTGCGCGAGGGCGTGCGCTTCAGCGACGGCACGCCACTGGACGCCAAGGCGGTGGTCGGCAGCATCCAGCGGTACATGCAGAAAAACGGCTTCGGTACCAAGTTGCTCGACGCGAGCCTGGAGCGCATGCGCACGCCCGACCCGCGAACCGTGCTCTTCGAGCTGACCCGGCCATGGGCGAAATTCCCGAACGTGCTGGGCGCAGGGGCCGGCATGATCGTAGCGCCCGCGGCCTACGCCGGTGAGCAGTTCACACCGATCGGCGCGGGACCGTTCCAGCTGGAGCGCTACGCGCCGGGGGAGGAACTCGTCCTCGCCGCACGCGCCGGCTACTGGCAGGACACGGTGCACCTGGATCGGCTGCGCTTCGTCTGGTACCAGGGACCCGACGCCAAGCTGGGCGCGCTGCGTTCCGGATCGGTGGACATGGCGTACCTGCGCGACCCGAAAGCCGTCGACGATGCGCGCGCCGAGGGCTACGGCGGCTATATGGCGGTGAACAGCCTCGGTAACCAGATCACCATCAACAACCGGGAAGGTACGCCAGGGGCCGATCCCCGAGTCCGCAAGGCGATCGCGCTTGCCCTGCGGCCCGAGCTGAACTATCGCAGGGCCTACGACGGTGCCGGCCTCCCCGGCAAGGACATCTTCCAGCCGGCGTCCCGTTGGCACGTGTCCGGTGTGACACCCCCGCCGACCGATACCGCTCGTGCCCGGAAACTGCTCGAGCAGGCCAAGGCGGACGGCTATGACGGCACGATCAGCTACCTGGACTCCAATGATCCGGCATCCCGGGCGGAGGCGCTCGCGGCGAAGGCGGCACTGGAGAAGGTCGGGTTCACTGTCCGGCTCGACTTCGCGCGCTCCATCGCCGAGCAGATCAAGCGGATCTATGTGGACCACGACTACGAGCTCGCCAAGAACGCCACCAGCGTGCCCGAGGCCGACCCGCTGTCCAGGTTGTACAGCTTCCTGCACAGCGAGTCCAACACGAATCCCAGCGGTTACGCCAATCCGAGGATGGACGAGCTGCTGGTGCAGTTGCAGGCTGCTGATTCGGTCGAGAAACGCAAGGCGGTCCTCGCCGATATCGAACGGCTCTGGTGGCAGGACGTACCCAGCGTTCCGCTCGGTGCTGCGGCCCAGTTCATGGCATGGCAGGACACGGTGCGCGGCGTTGTGCCGACGCAGTACGCCATGCTGCTGTTCGGCAAGGCATGGGTCGGCAAATGA
- a CDS encoding sarcosine oxidase subunit delta has protein sequence MMLIPCPWCGPRNEIEFHYGGQAEVRYPVDPQAVSDEDWARFLFFRDNPKGMFTERWSHAAGCRRWFTVRRDTVTNEIHPDDGASNARTVTR, from the coding sequence ATGATGCTCATTCCGTGCCCGTGGTGCGGGCCGCGCAACGAGATCGAGTTTCACTACGGCGGCCAGGCCGAGGTGCGCTATCCGGTCGATCCGCAGGCCGTGTCCGATGAGGACTGGGCGCGGTTCTTGTTCTTCCGGGACAACCCCAAGGGCATGTTCACCGAGCGGTGGTCGCATGCGGCCGGGTGCCGGCGCTGGTTCACCGTGCGCCGGGACACCGTCACCAACGAGATTCACCCCGACGATGGCGCGAGCAATGCAAGGACGGTGACGAGGTGA
- a CDS encoding ABC transporter ATP-binding protein encodes MSTPLLEVRDLHTVFHTARGDVHAVNEVSLSLAPGETLGIVGESGSGKSVLGRTIMGLISGSREVSITGDVTVKGHHVHDMPVTRRRHLWGTDIAMVFQDPMTSLNPVKKVGKHLTEALRLHLRMDRAQAAQRAVELLRQVGIPEPERRLAQYPHELSGGMRQRVVIAMALACGPDLLIADEPTTALDVTVQKQILDLLESLSTQLDMATILISHDLGVVAGRTDRVAVMYAGEVIESADTKRIFDAPRHPYTEALAESIPRLDNPPHTMLRTISGQPANLLEEPRGCRFAPRCRYAQDVCTENEPALTGIEAGGAESGQGSVACHFPLDRAAESTGGPPRETADSMES; translated from the coding sequence ATGAGCACACCACTACTCGAAGTGCGGGACCTGCACACCGTTTTTCACACGGCACGCGGCGACGTGCACGCCGTCAACGAGGTGTCGCTGAGCCTCGCCCCGGGCGAGACGCTGGGCATCGTCGGTGAGTCCGGCTCCGGCAAGTCGGTACTCGGTCGCACGATCATGGGGCTGATCTCGGGCAGCAGGGAGGTCTCGATCACCGGTGATGTCACGGTGAAGGGGCACCACGTGCACGACATGCCCGTCACCCGGCGCAGGCACCTGTGGGGCACCGATATTGCCATGGTCTTCCAGGACCCGATGACCTCGTTGAACCCGGTCAAGAAGGTGGGTAAGCACCTGACCGAGGCGCTGCGGCTGCACCTGCGGATGGACAGGGCCCAAGCGGCACAGCGGGCTGTGGAACTGCTGCGGCAGGTCGGCATTCCCGAACCCGAGCGGCGGCTGGCGCAGTATCCACACGAGCTCTCCGGTGGAATGCGCCAGCGGGTGGTCATCGCGATGGCGCTGGCCTGTGGTCCGGATCTGCTCATCGCCGACGAACCCACCACCGCACTGGACGTCACGGTGCAGAAACAGATCCTGGACCTGCTCGAGTCGCTGAGCACGCAGCTGGACATGGCGACCATCCTGATCAGTCACGACCTGGGCGTGGTGGCCGGGCGCACGGATCGGGTGGCGGTGATGTACGCCGGAGAAGTGATCGAGTCCGCGGATACCAAGCGGATCTTCGACGCGCCGCGGCACCCCTACACCGAGGCGCTGGCCGAGTCCATCCCACGGCTGGACAATCCGCCGCACACCATGTTGCGGACGATCAGCGGCCAGCCGGCGAACCTGCTCGAGGAGCCGCGAGGGTGCCGGTTCGCGCCGCGCTGCCGGTACGCACAGGACGTCTGCACCGAGAACGAGCCGGCGCTGACCGGGATCGAGGCCGGCGGTGCCGAATCGGGGCAGGGCAGTGTCGCCTGCCATTTCCCCCTTGATCGGGCCGCCGAGAGTACCGGCGGCCCGCCCCGTGAGACCGCTGACAGTATGGAGAGTTGA
- a CDS encoding aminopeptidase P family protein, translating into MERLKTIHNGERVVPTFSDAEMSRRVSGLRAVMAEAGVDAVVFTSYHNINYYSDFLYTAFGRHYALVVTHNSHVTVSANIDAGQPWRRSFGDNLVYTDWHRDNYQHAIATVLAEAGLTRGRLGVEDDHIPPMLRAQLAETLPGFELTDISAATTAQRMIKSDEEIALIKEGARIADIGGAAVTAAIGEGVPEYEIALAGTQAMTREIAATFPHAELRDTWVWFQSGLNTDGAHNWPTTRHIQRGDLLSLNCFPMIAGYYTALERTLIHGQPTPAQLRYWTINTAVHEHGQELIKPGAVCKDIAAELNEHFNAEGLLDKRTFGYGHSFGVLSHYYGREAGLELREDIDTTLQPGMVVSMEPMITIPEGQPGAGGYREHDILVVTDNGAENITGYPYGPDHNIITP; encoded by the coding sequence ATGGAGCGACTCAAGACCATCCACAACGGTGAGCGGGTTGTGCCGACGTTTTCGGACGCGGAGATGTCCCGGCGGGTTTCCGGGCTGCGGGCTGTGATGGCCGAGGCCGGTGTGGACGCGGTGGTGTTCACCAGCTACCACAACATCAACTACTACAGCGATTTCCTCTACACCGCCTTCGGCCGCCACTACGCACTGGTGGTCACCCACAACAGCCACGTCACCGTCTCGGCCAACATCGACGCAGGCCAACCCTGGCGCCGCAGCTTCGGCGACAACCTCGTCTACACCGACTGGCACCGCGACAACTACCAACACGCCATCGCCACCGTGCTCGCCGAAGCCGGCCTCACCCGCGGCCGCCTCGGCGTCGAAGACGACCACATCCCCCCCATGCTGCGCGCCCAACTCGCCGAGACCCTCCCGGGCTTCGAACTCACCGACATCTCGGCAGCCACCACGGCCCAGCGCATGATCAAATCCGACGAGGAGATCGCCCTCATCAAAGAAGGCGCCCGCATCGCCGACATCGGCGGCGCCGCCGTGACCGCCGCGATCGGCGAAGGCGTACCGGAATACGAAATCGCCCTGGCAGGCACCCAAGCCATGACCCGCGAGATCGCAGCCACCTTCCCCCACGCCGAACTCCGCGACACCTGGGTGTGGTTCCAATCCGGCCTCAACACCGACGGCGCCCACAACTGGCCCACCACCCGACACATCCAGCGCGGCGACCTGCTGAGCCTGAACTGCTTTCCCATGATCGCCGGCTACTACACCGCCCTGGAACGCACCCTCATCCACGGCCAACCCACCCCAGCCCAGCTACGGTACTGGACGATCAACACCGCCGTACACGAACACGGCCAGGAACTGATCAAACCCGGCGCAGTCTGCAAGGACATCGCCGCCGAACTCAACGAACACTTCAACGCCGAAGGACTCCTGGACAAACGCACCTTCGGCTACGGACACTCCTTCGGCGTCCTGTCCCACTACTACGGCCGCGAAGCCGGCCTCGAACTCCGCGAAGACATCGACACCACCCTGCAACCCGGCATGGTCGTCTCCATGGAACCCATGATCACCATCCCCGAAGGCCAACCCGGAGCAGGCGGCTACCGCGAACATGACATTCTCGTCGTCACCGACAACGGCGCCGAGAACATCACCGGCTACCCCTACGGCCCCGACCACAACATCATCACACCCTAA
- a CDS encoding sarcosine oxidase subunit beta family protein, producing the protein MPPRTPGAELPEHPDWLWHSPEPKSSYDAVIVGGGGHGLATAYYLAKNHGITNIAVLERGWLAGGNMARNTTIIRSNYLWDESAGLYEHALKLWEGLADELDYPLLFSQRGVLNLAHSLQEVRDSVRRVNANRLNGVDAEWLDPDQVAEICPILNTSPDLRYPVLGATWQPRAGIAKHDHVAWGFARALDRMGVDLIQGCEVTGFERVGDRVVGVETTRGPIRTGKVALAAAGHTSVLADTLGLRLPIQSHPLQALVSELLEPVHPTVVMSNSVHVYVSQAHKGELVLGAGIDAHNSYSQRGAFHTIEREMTAAVELFPMFARAHVLRTWGGVVDVTPDASAIMGLTPFEGLYVNCGWGTGGFKSTPGVGWCYAHTIAHDEPHPLNAAFSLERFTTGALVDEHGAAGVAH; encoded by the coding sequence ATGCCACCGCGTACTCCCGGCGCCGAATTGCCCGAACACCCGGACTGGCTGTGGCACTCGCCGGAACCGAAATCGTCGTATGATGCGGTGATCGTCGGTGGTGGTGGGCACGGTTTGGCGACGGCGTATTACCTCGCCAAGAATCACGGCATCACCAACATCGCCGTCCTGGAACGCGGTTGGCTTGCGGGTGGCAACATGGCCCGCAACACCACGATCATCCGCTCCAACTACCTCTGGGACGAGAGCGCGGGGCTCTACGAGCACGCGCTGAAGCTCTGGGAAGGGCTCGCCGACGAGCTCGACTACCCGTTGTTGTTCAGCCAGCGAGGAGTGCTCAACCTGGCGCACTCGCTGCAGGAGGTGCGCGACAGCGTGCGCCGCGTCAACGCCAACCGGCTCAACGGCGTGGACGCGGAATGGCTCGACCCGGACCAGGTCGCCGAAATCTGCCCGATCCTGAATACGTCCCCGGACCTGCGCTACCCGGTGCTGGGGGCGACGTGGCAACCACGGGCGGGCATCGCCAAGCACGATCACGTCGCCTGGGGTTTTGCTCGGGCGCTGGATCGGATGGGCGTCGATCTCATCCAGGGCTGCGAGGTCACCGGGTTCGAACGGGTCGGGGACCGGGTGGTGGGCGTGGAGACCACGCGTGGCCCGATCCGGACGGGGAAGGTGGCGCTGGCCGCAGCAGGCCACACCTCGGTGCTGGCCGACACGCTCGGGTTGCGGCTGCCGATTCAGAGTCATCCGTTGCAGGCGCTGGTCTCCGAGCTGTTGGAGCCGGTGCATCCGACGGTGGTGATGTCGAATTCGGTGCACGTCTACGTCAGCCAGGCCCACAAGGGAGAGCTCGTGCTGGGGGCGGGCATCGATGCGCACAACTCCTATTCCCAGCGGGGGGCGTTTCACACGATCGAGCGGGAGATGACCGCGGCGGTGGAGCTGTTCCCGATGTTCGCCCGCGCCCATGTGTTGCGCACCTGGGGCGGTGTCGTCGATGTGACCCCGGACGCCTCGGCGATCATGGGGCTCACCCCGTTCGAGGGGCTCTACGTCAACTGCGGTTGGGGCACCGGCGGGTTCAAGTCCACCCCGGGGGTGGGCTGGTGCTACGCGCACACCATCGCCCACGACGAGCCGCATCCGCTCAACGCTGCCTTTTCCCTGGAACGCTTCACCACCGGCGCTCTGGTCGACGAGCACGGTGCCGCCGGCGTCGCTCACTGA
- a CDS encoding alkyl sulfatase dimerization domain-containing protein — MTQSPAFPRNQQRTARAAFGQFDPGQARRIFAREHDSGHEPIVLEVAPRTYFLQPGMVNVALFETDEGLVLVDCGCAGDGPALLRAVRSISAKPLHTVVFTHGHIDHAFGLWSFLDAGERPEIIAHENVPAHFDRYRRTAGLNARINGQLPGRNGKAWPVDESDFDWPTRVFRDSLTLTVGGERFELRHGKGETDDATWVWAPERGTIAAGDLVTGYLPNAGNPKKVQRYAEEWAEAADEMAALAPEVIIPGHGDPVSGVEQISDELHAMARYLRHIVDHALAGLNAGQAHDEIVDSLRIPAELAEHPRLQARYDKPEFLCRNVIRRYSGWWDGRPANLLPAPASDRAAEIASLAGGADVLIERAYQLAGTDLRLACHLAEWAFLAEPGDARAQQCYTEVLEQRAQAEPALMAQVNFRVSRAWARRAREAHGTAEGEPR, encoded by the coding sequence ATGACGCAGTCACCCGCATTTCCGCGCAACCAGCAGCGCACCGCCCGGGCCGCATTCGGGCAGTTCGATCCCGGCCAGGCCCGGCGCATCTTCGCCAGAGAGCACGATTCCGGTCACGAGCCGATCGTGCTCGAGGTCGCACCGCGCACGTACTTCCTGCAGCCGGGCATGGTCAACGTCGCCCTGTTCGAGACCGACGAGGGACTGGTGCTCGTCGACTGCGGCTGCGCGGGCGACGGTCCCGCGTTGCTGCGAGCTGTCCGCTCGATCAGTGCGAAACCACTGCACACGGTCGTCTTCACGCACGGGCACATCGATCACGCCTTCGGCCTGTGGTCCTTCCTCGACGCCGGCGAGCGTCCGGAGATCATCGCTCACGAGAACGTCCCCGCACACTTCGACCGCTACCGCAGGACCGCCGGCCTGAACGCGCGGATCAACGGCCAGCTACCCGGCCGGAACGGCAAGGCCTGGCCTGTCGACGAGTCCGACTTCGACTGGCCGACCAGGGTGTTCCGGGACAGCCTCACCCTCACGGTGGGCGGGGAGCGGTTCGAGCTGCGGCACGGCAAGGGCGAAACCGACGACGCGACCTGGGTCTGGGCGCCCGAGCGCGGGACGATCGCGGCGGGTGACCTCGTGACCGGCTACCTGCCCAATGCGGGCAACCCGAAGAAGGTGCAGCGCTACGCCGAGGAGTGGGCCGAAGCCGCGGACGAGATGGCCGCGCTGGCCCCCGAAGTGATCATTCCCGGGCACGGGGATCCGGTCAGCGGAGTCGAGCAGATTTCCGACGAGCTGCACGCGATGGCCCGGTATCTGCGCCACATCGTCGACCACGCGCTGGCCGGACTCAACGCCGGCCAAGCGCATGACGAGATCGTGGACAGCCTGCGTATCCCCGCCGAGCTCGCCGAGCATCCCCGCCTGCAAGCCCGGTACGACAAGCCGGAGTTCCTCTGCCGCAACGTCATTCGCCGCTACAGCGGTTGGTGGGACGGCAGACCCGCCAACCTGTTGCCCGCACCTGCGAGTGATCGCGCCGCCGAGATCGCGAGTCTCGCCGGTGGCGCGGATGTACTGATCGAGCGGGCCTACCAATTGGCAGGCACGGACCTGCGCCTTGCCTGCCACCTCGCCGAGTGGGCCTTCCTCGCCGAGCCCGGCGACGCGCGCGCTCAGCAGTGCTACACCGAGGTTCTCGAACAGCGCGCGCAGGCCGAGCCCGCGCTGATGGCCCAGGTCAACTTCCGGGTCAGCCGGGCATGGGCGCGCCGAGCACGGGAGGCGCACGGCACGGCGGAAGGGGAGCCGCGGTGA
- a CDS encoding oligopeptide/dipeptide ABC transporter ATP-binding protein, producing the protein MAGSGTAHMRSVDSRALTVSDLVVRFPAGRKQKVHAVSGLNLDLVPGETVGILGESGCGKSSAGRAMMQLPAPTSGSVRLGDVELTELSPRALRQARAKIQMIMQDPVSSLNPRRKVADLVGEGLAIWGYQGTDRKAEIERTLHAVGLDPAVVWDRRPHEMSGGQCQRVCIARALMLDPDVLICDEPVSSLDVSVQAQILNLLERTKQRYGLSLLFIAHDVAAVKNISDRAMVLYLGKTCEVLPSANMHVRSVHPYTRLLLSSIPDAVREAADQGTRSVSNELPSPLAPPSGCRFRTRCPLATEQCAEAEPTLREVGDGHYVACHNV; encoded by the coding sequence ATGGCAGGTAGCGGCACGGCGCACATGCGCTCGGTGGATTCGAGGGCGCTCACCGTCAGCGATCTGGTCGTTCGGTTCCCGGCGGGCCGGAAGCAGAAGGTGCATGCCGTCTCGGGACTGAACCTGGATCTCGTGCCCGGTGAGACGGTGGGCATCCTCGGCGAGTCCGGCTGCGGCAAGTCCAGCGCGGGCCGCGCGATGATGCAGCTGCCCGCGCCGACCTCGGGCTCGGTGCGACTCGGCGATGTCGAGCTGACCGAACTGAGCCCCAGGGCCCTGCGGCAGGCACGGGCGAAAATACAGATGATCATGCAGGACCCCGTTTCGTCACTGAACCCGCGCCGCAAGGTCGCCGATCTCGTCGGCGAGGGACTGGCGATCTGGGGTTACCAGGGCACGGATCGCAAGGCCGAGATCGAGCGGACCTTGCACGCGGTCGGGCTCGATCCGGCCGTGGTCTGGGATCGCAGGCCGCACGAGATGTCCGGCGGGCAGTGCCAGCGGGTGTGCATCGCGCGGGCGCTGATGCTCGATCCCGATGTGCTCATCTGTGACGAACCTGTGTCCAGTTTGGACGTGTCCGTGCAGGCGCAGATCCTCAACCTGCTGGAGCGCACCAAGCAGCGCTACGGCTTGAGCTTGCTGTTCATCGCGCACGACGTCGCCGCCGTGAAGAACATCAGTGATCGCGCGATGGTGCTCTACCTCGGCAAGACCTGTGAGGTGCTGCCCTCGGCGAACATGCACGTGCGCTCGGTGCACCCGTACACCCGGCTGCTGCTGAGCTCCATCCCCGATGCCGTACGAGAAGCGGCGGATCAGGGGACCCGGTCGGTGTCGAACGAGCTGCCGTCACCGCTTGCGCCGCCGTCCGGCTGTCGGTTCCGCACCCGCTGCCCGTTGGCGACCGAGCAGTGCGCCGAAGCCGAGCCCACCCTGCGCGAGGTCGGTGACGGGCACTACGTGGCCTGCCACAACGTATAG
- a CDS encoding ABC transporter permease produces MLTSDTTSTQHSLHSPLAQARPRPWRTKGIPAGLLVAGLALVLFAGVTGAIIVPVRAMLFVVGLAAVAIGGSRLGKAVFGSAFDLTYWFSVGWLVLLGLLAAAAPWLPLAEHVDVAGTLDEPSYARPELLSEHPLGTNNFGLDLLARSIHGARTSLIIALSAIAIGTIVGGAIGILAGYFRRGVDRMVVVGTNALLAVPPLILLIALASVLEPNLRNVAIALSLLTIPNMVRLARANTMAFTQREFVLAAQAMGASRLRVMTRELLPNVLLPVLSMAMVMISVLVVAEASLSFLGLGVKPPEPTWGNMIAEGRGTVFREHPHVVLVPGVFLFLTVFAFNLVGERARKRWDPRSAKL; encoded by the coding sequence GTGCTCACGTCTGACACCACATCCACGCAGCACAGCCTGCACAGTCCACTCGCGCAGGCCCGTCCTCGGCCGTGGCGCACGAAGGGCATCCCCGCCGGCCTGCTCGTCGCCGGGTTGGCGCTGGTGCTCTTCGCCGGCGTGACGGGAGCGATCATCGTGCCTGTCCGGGCGATGCTCTTCGTCGTCGGGCTGGCCGCGGTCGCCATCGGTGGCTCCCGGCTCGGCAAGGCCGTGTTCGGCAGCGCCTTCGATCTCACCTACTGGTTCAGCGTCGGCTGGCTCGTCCTGCTCGGGCTGCTGGCCGCCGCGGCGCCATGGCTTCCGCTGGCCGAGCATGTCGATGTGGCAGGCACGCTCGACGAGCCCAGCTACGCCCGGCCGGAGCTGCTGTCCGAGCATCCACTGGGCACCAACAACTTCGGGCTCGACCTGCTCGCACGCTCGATCCACGGGGCGCGAACCTCGCTGATCATTGCCCTGTCGGCAATCGCGATCGGAACCATCGTGGGCGGTGCGATCGGCATCCTCGCGGGCTATTTCCGGCGGGGAGTCGACAGGATGGTGGTGGTCGGCACCAACGCGTTGCTGGCTGTTCCCCCGCTCATCCTGCTGATCGCGTTGGCATCGGTGCTCGAACCGAACCTGCGCAATGTCGCGATCGCCCTGTCCTTGCTGACGATTCCGAACATGGTCCGGTTGGCGAGGGCGAACACGATGGCGTTCACGCAGCGGGAGTTCGTGCTCGCCGCTCAGGCCATGGGTGCCTCGCGGCTACGGGTGATGACCCGGGAACTGCTGCCCAACGTGCTCCTGCCGGTGCTGTCCATGGCGATGGTGATGATCTCCGTGCTCGTGGTGGCCGAGGCATCGTTGAGCTTCCTGGGTCTCGGCGTCAAACCACCCGAACCGACCTGGGGAAACATGATCGCCGAAGGGCGGGGAACGGTCTTTCGGGAGCACCCGCACGTGGTGCTCGTTCCCGGCGTCTTCCTTTTCCTGACCGTGTTCGCCTTCAACCTCGTCGGGGAACGGGCGCGAAAGCGATGGGACCCGCGGAGCGCGAAGCTATGA
- a CDS encoding nuclear transport factor 2 family protein: MARAMNDRERIVDALARLARATDARDWHTIRTTFTEDATGYGCTGVDRIVEVMQAHLGGCGPTQHLLGNHRVTVDGDNARSLTYGRVHHRGAADKAGSFFECMGEYDDRWVRTSLGWRLAHRNFDMHIALGDFTVLQPAA, translated from the coding sequence ATGGCTCGCGCGATGAACGACCGGGAGCGGATCGTCGACGCCCTTGCCCGGCTTGCCCGTGCCACCGATGCGCGCGACTGGCACACGATCCGAACGACGTTCACCGAGGATGCCACCGGCTACGGCTGCACCGGCGTGGACCGGATCGTCGAGGTCATGCAGGCACATCTCGGTGGCTGTGGCCCCACGCAGCACCTGCTCGGAAACCACCGCGTCACCGTCGACGGCGACAACGCGAGGTCGCTGACGTACGGCCGCGTGCACCACCGAGGAGCCGCCGACAAGGCAGGCTCGTTCTTCGAGTGCATGGGCGAGTACGACGACCGCTGGGTGCGGACCTCACTCGGGTGGCGGCTTGCCCACCGGAACTTCGACATGCACATCGCTCTCGGTGATTTCACGGTCCTGCAGCCGGCCGCGTAG